Within the Puniceicoccus vermicola genome, the region GACCCGTCCATTCCTGAATCATTAATCTGAAACCTAGAATCCATGAGCCATCCAATTAGCAAATTAGCCCCGACCTGGTGGGATTACACGACTCTCGAAAGTGATATACTGGATGATGCTGCCCGGTTGACCATTTCGGATCTCGAGCAATTGTCCCGTCCTGGGTTTTCCGTTCGCTTCTATGACTCGGTGGAAGAATTTTATGCGGCTCAAGCCCTCGAATACATTCAGGCCTGGCAGCAGTCGACTCCCGACAATCCCGCTGGCATCTGTGGTCCGATTGGACCGACGGAGCAACTGCCGATTGTTGCCCAAATGGTGAACGCGTTGGAGCTCAATCTGAATCAACGCGAAGCGCATTTCTGGGGCATGGACGAGTGGGTGGATGAGCGTGGAATGCCCGTTGATTCGGATCATCCCCTTTCTTTCGCTCGCTGTGACAACGAACTTTGTTTCGACCGCATCCGTTCCGACTTGGCCATGCGGGACTCGAACAAACATTTCCCCGGTGGGGATCTTGCCGAATATACCGCGACTTACGATTCGGTTCGGTGCGTATTGATGCAGGGAGGGCAGGGGGAGATCAAGCATTGGGCCTTCAATGATCCGGTGCGTCGCGAAGGAAAATTCGAGGAGAATCCGCCCACTCCCGAAGAATATTTGGCAAAAGCGGCGCGCGTCGTGGACCTGCATCCCGTAACCATCATGCAGAATGCACGCACTTCCGGAGGAGGGAACGTCTCGCTTGTTCCCACCCGTGCTTGCACGGTTGGCCCGCGGGAAACCTGGAAGGCCGAAACCGTGAGTATCTGGCATCCGGGGCACCATGATAATCCCTTCGGAATGCGCCTGACGGCTTTGATGATTTCAAAACGGTTTCGGAGTAGCGCGGTGCCGATGTCACTTCTTGCCGATCATCCGGACGTGCGATTCAACTTCCTTCGGTCGGGAATTGGGACGGTAGCGGTGGAAATGCATTGATCCTCTTGGATGGGTTCCGGCGGTAGCAAAGGCTGTAATGTAGGCCTTTTATGAGGGGCGCTGATGTTTGGGTAGTCTGTTATCTATGTGATCTTTTTTATTAATTTATGTATCGCCCTTCCAAAAAATCCCCCAACAAAATTCTCTGGAGCATAATGCTTGGAATTCTTGGCGTTCACCTCATCGCCTTGATCGCTTTTGGCGGTTGGACTGTGTATCAGGCGGTTGTGCCGGATGACAGGACTTTTGAGGAGCCTCCTTCTGTGGAGAAAATTGAGCGAGTGAAGCTCGAATATAAGGTGCGGATGCAGCAGCAGCAGAGAAAGTCTCAGCGCCCTAAGCAAAAGCTGCAGGTTAAGCAGATCACGGACATCAATATGCCGGATGTGGACATCCAGATGCCGAACATCAATGGTGCCGGAGGGATTGGACGTTTCGGCGAAAACGGTTTTGGCGACCTGTCGGATGGTGCGGGGCTGAATCTCGGAGCAGTTTCCGTAGATCTCTTCGATATCAAGGCAAAAGGGGAAAAGTTCCTCTTCATTGTCGATGTTCGTAAGGATTTGTTGCAGGATGCGAAAGGGGGGATTCCTACCTACAGAGTGATCAAGGAAGATGTGATCCGCCTGATTAACGAACTGCCCTCGGGCGTTCTTTTTAACATGATTCTTTTTGATCGGGTCCGCATGGAGATCTATCAGCCACAACTAGTGGCGGCGACTGCGAGTAATAAAAAAGATTTTGAGCAATGGCTCATGCCAGTGAATTCCAGTATTAACACAACGGGGATTCGTAGGCGAAATTATGAGCCTTCGTCATTCAAGCAGCCGTTTGCGCAGAGAATTTTATCACGCGACTCTGCGCAGAATAATGCGATGCTCATGGTTGCCGTTGCTGGGCTGGAGCAGAGGCCAGACGCGATTTACATCCTGTCCGATAGAATGCCGGATTTGACTAATCTCTCGGAAACTGTGCGAAAATCAGAAAAAGAAATCGAACGGTCAAAGAAGGAATTCTTGGACCGTATCGAAGAGAGGACTGAGTTTGATACGGTTGAGGAATATCGAAAAGCGCGCTCAGCGACTGTCGCTGAGATCAGCAAGCGGGTGCAAGACGTGAAGCGAAAGGAAGCTGCCGCGCGGGCCAAAAAAGGTATTCCTCCACGGGTATATTCTCGAAAAGAGAATATTGAACTTAGGGACAGGGTTGAGAAGCAGGTGGCGAAAGACTTTAAGGACTATACGCCCCCCATTTCAGGCATGGCACAGAATGAGTCTTTGACGATCTCCGAGCGGGAAACGCTGGATTGGCTCGAGCAGCAGCAGCGCCTGTTCTTTGACCAATACGCTGACGAGCGTCCGCAATTGAATGCCATTGTCTTCCGCGGAAAAGACGAATCTGTCTCCGAAACAGAAGAGGAGGTTATCGAGCGTTTTGTGGATATCTTTGATGGCGACTACCGTGTGCTGGTCGGATTGGGACAAATTGATTCGTCTGCCGCCGCTCAATAATTCCGTAGAACCCTAACGCGAGGTGTATGGCTTCCTACGAACCACTAGGCATAATGGTTTCCGGGTTCAACGTCTGACCGGGGATATCGAATCGATCGGTCCAAGCGTTTTTGGGTTTAGCCAATCTCCGGCTTCGCTTTAATTGCTTCGGCTCGATTGAACTTTGAGATTGTTAAGTCGATCACTCCTATTCCGCCTCAAGGAATCCGATCGACATGAGGAATTGATCCATTTTGTCTACGGTCCCGGCAAAGTTCTCGGGGTTGTTATAGTTGAAGAATCCATGCGGTTGTCCCTCGAATAGATAGAGGTCGCAGCGGTTCCCTTTTATCTCCATCTGATCCTTGTAGGCTTCGGCCGTTTCGACTGGTACCAGATTATCCTTTGTCCCAAGGAGAACGATCGTGGGTGGAGTCGACTCGCGGATGTTGTGTAGAGGAGAAAACTCCTCCCAGTATTCCTTGACACGATCATAGCCGTAGCCGTTCGGCCCATTGTCAAAGACGGGATTGAAGAGCACGAGGGCATTGGGGCGACAACTCACGCTCGTATCCTCGCCCGGCTGCTCGAATCCCTCAATCATTGCGGTGGCCGCTGCGACGTGAGCTCCGGCTGAGCCGCCGCCCGCTACAATTTGTTCGGGGTCCACTCCCAGTTCCATGGCATGTTGGCGGACCCACCGGATAGCGGATTTACCGTCGATAACCGATTCCCGAGGCGACGTTCTGTGGAGAGATTCAACACGATACTCGGCTGAGATGGCTACGATTCCGCGATATGCCAGATGTTCGCACTGCGGATAAAATTGAGCGGGCGAGCCGTTCTTCCATCCGCCGCCAAAAAAGAAGACAATTGCCGGTCGTCGGTCGGAGGTCTTGTTGGCTTTGGGAAAGAAGACGTGAAGCTGAAGTCTGGACGTGGAGACTTCCTTGTATGGAATGATCTCATGTGGTTTGAATTCCTTGGCTATGGTCATTTGAAAATGTTATGGCTTAGTTTATGAATTCGCATCGCAACCACCTTCGTGGTGGTGCTGCGCTGGCGAACCGGGCTCAGGTTTTTATTCAACGAGATCTCCAAGGGTTTGATCTGAATCAACTGGTCAGTCACGATCTTCTTGAGCTGATTAGTTTCCTTCTACAGTTCCTTGAGCCGTTGCATCTCCTTTACGATCAACCCGCTATCCTGCTTCTTTCAGCGGTGGTACTCCGGAGCGCTGACGCCGTATTCGCGGCATATGTCATCCACACGCATGACTTCGCTCGTGCGAAGAATGCGGATGATCTCTTCGGTTTTAGTTCTCCTTTTCATCTGACATTTCGGTTTTATCTGTCCGGAATATCTATCAACAGCAATAGGCCAAATTCAGGGGGGGGCTGCCAGTTTTATAACAACTGGACTCTCTATCCGGTCATGGTTGGCATGTCTGGGAGGTCATACATGGCGATCATGTAGGGATGGGATTCATCGTATTCGGTAAGAGGGGTAGGAATTTTAACCCTGCCAATTGGGCGCACCTCTGAACCGCGGTTTCCGGTGATTTCGTCACCGAGGCGTTCTCGCTGCTCTTGAGCGCGTTCTTCGAGTTCTCTTACAATGTCCGGGTACTGCTCGTAGACATTGGTGGTTTCGCTGGGATCCTCGGAAAGATTGTAGAGCTCGTGGTTGGGAGTGCGTTTGTCGTGCTTGCGTTTGCTGAAATGAAGCTTCCAATGGCCGATTCGAATAGCTTCCAAGTCGTGCCACAAGTAGTAATTGAATTGGTTGTTTGGGTATTCTTCTAATTGTCCGAAGAGGTATTCCGAGAAGTCTACTCCATCGATCGGAGCAGCCGGCTCGGTGGGGGTATTGGCTATGGAGGATAGTGTGGGAAGAAGGTCGATAGACCGCGCTACGCCAGAGCAGACGCGACCGGACTGAATCCTCGCGGGCCAATGAATGATGCAGGGGACTCGTTGTCCTCCCTCCCATGTCGTTCCTTTGGTTCCGCGGCACTTTCCATTGCTACCTCCTTCGTCTAGGGCGCGGGAGCCGTTGTCGCTAGTGAAGAGGATGACAGTGTTTTCGAAGAGGCCGAGTTTCTTCAAACAATCCATCAGAATCCCGGTCGACCAGTCGATGCATTCCACGGCAGCACCGTAAGCACCATTCTGAGAGCGGTTCAGGAACTGAGGGGGTACAAAAAGTGGCACATGCACGTACATGTGAGCGAGGTAGAGAAAGAATGGCCTCTCTTGATGGTTACGGATGAATTGGAGTGCCTCGTCGGTGTAGCGTTCCGTTATGCCCCGTTGGTCGGGTTGCTGCTGAATCACGGTTTCGTTGCGGACTAGGGGTAAGGGGGGATTCTTGGGGTTGTTGACTTGGCGCCCCATGTCATTGCTGTAGGGGATGCCAAAGTATTCGTCGAAGCCGTGACGGGTAGGAAGGAAGTCCGGTTGGTCGCCGCAATGCCATTTCCCAATGATTTTGGTGGCGTAGCTGGCGGATTTGAGTTGGGTGGCGATAGTGCTTTCGGTCGAACGCAGACCGACGGCGTCGCCGGGAAATAGGACAGGGTTGGAGCCGAAGCCTACTCGCTGCGGATAGCATCCGGTTAACATCGCCGCCCGCGAAGCTGAGCAGACGGGGCTCCCCATGTAGAAGTCTGTGAACTGCATTCCGCCGCGACTGAGGGCATCTATATGTGGAGTTTGGTTGAGGTGCGAACCGTAGCAGCCAAGATCTCCATAGCCGAGATCGTCACAATTTATTAGGATGATATTGGGTTTTTGGGACATTGAAAATTTTCGTTGGCGGTGTGACTTTTTAGAAGTTCAGTATCTTTTTTTGAATAGAGGCGAAAATGTGAGGAACTAGTCGTTAAAGGACTTTCGTCGCATATCTTTCCCCGAACGTTTTAGATCAAAAGTCTCGGATAGGTTTATTGAGTTCTAAAGTAGACTCTAGTTCTAGAGAGGAGCTGCTATGCCGAACATTGTGGGATCCTGAGGAATGGTTGCCAGAGCCCATTGCGAAAGATACCGTTTGCCTTCTGTCTGTTTCTGACGGATTCGCTGGCACGCCTGTGGCGACCATTCGTCTTTTCTGAGAAGCGGTGCCAATTCTTGGATGCGCTGGCTGGCTTCAGGCTGTCGACTCAGGTCCTCCAGTTCGTCAGGGTCGTTTTCAAGATCGAAGAGTTCCCACTCGTGGTCTCTTTGGGGATACCAGTTTAGCTTCCATTTTCCCCGGCGAATCATCCGGCTCACGTTTCCGTCACTCGGGATCATTTCTACCAAAACCTCCGATGGCCACGTCTCTTCTCCCCGGAGTCCATCCCGGAGGGATTGGCCATCGCTGGCTGGGAGAGGTGGGGCTCCCGCAATGTCGACCAGAGTGGCGGTTATATCCACGAGCGAGGCAGGTCGGGCTTCAGTTTTCCCGGATGAGAATTCATCCGGGAAAACCATAATTCCGGGGACCTTCGAGGCGGGGTCGTAAAAACAGTTTTTTGCCCAGAGACCATGGTCCCCCAGCATCTCGCCGTGATCACTGAGATAGCAGACCGCCTGATTCTCGGAAAAAGACGAGAATCGCCAATGTTCGAGGACCCGCCCAATCTGCTCATCCAGGAATTCGACTTTGGCCCGGTAAGAGGCTCTGGCGACAGAAAGTTGGGCATCCTCCAGTGAATCGAGATCTTGTCGTGCGCGTAGAGTGGTCAGCAGGGGGTGCAATTTTTCGCCTCTCGGATCGATCTTTGGCGAGTCATTATCGGCTGTGTGACGTTCGAAATCTTTCCGGTAGGCACGGTAGGGGTCATGAGGTGAATACCACGATACAACGAGTAGGAGAGGCCTTGGATCACCCGTCTCCTCATGGTCGCGAATGATTCGGCAGGCGTTTGCTGTGACTCCCTGGTCGTATGCCAAATCGTTTGCGGGTCCGGGACCTGCGTTCTCGATCGATTCGCGGACGCCGAAAAACCCACGGGATCGATACTCGGCGCGATTGGTCCCGAGGTATCCGCCGCAAACATCCCCAAACGCGCGTTCCTGGAATCCGTGGAGCTGGTCGCCTCCGACAAAATGCATTCGTCCGCAGAGGACCGTCCGATAGCCGGCGAGGCCGAAGGCATGGGCGAAGGTCGGAATATGGGAGTGTAGCGAATCCGAGTTGTCCCAGACTTCGCAGTGGTGGCTGTAGCGAGAGGTCATAAACGACATTCTCGATGGCACGCAAATGGGGTTGTTGCAGTAGAGGTTCTCCAAACGGACGCCTTGTTCGGCGAGAGAGTCGAGTGCTGGGGTTTGCACCAAGGCGTCACCAGCACAGGAAAGCGTGCTCGCCCGATGTTGATCGGAAATCAGCAATAGAACATGGGGTTGTTTATTTTCTGACATTTTCGGATGCTTACGCCTTCGTGCTGTGAAATGGAGAAAACTTCGTTCTCTTAATTTTGCGGTTGGTTCCCGAGCGCTTCGATTCCTTCGAACCAGACCTCAGCCATTTTCTGGTAGCCGTCGTTGGTCGGGTGATTGATGCCGTTTGAGAACAGCGTCGGGTCGATTGAGCGAAGATCATCAGTGTCGGTGAGGAAAGGGGCATATAGGTCTACCTGAGTTACTTTTCTTCCGAGTGTTTGATACTTGGGAACGAGTGTGTCGCGAATGTAACGGTTGTAGTCCACGATTCCCGGTTGGTATCTGATTTTCGGCATAATTTGGGCGATGATGAGATGGCTGTCGGGGCTTGCGGTCGTGATCGTATCGACCAGTTTGTCGAGGCCGTTTTGATCCTGTCCGTTCGTGCCGATCTTGAGTAGAATCAGATCCGGATCGTCGGCAGCCAGCCAGGTGAGGATGTTCTTTCGTAGATAGCTGACATTCTTGCCGCCATAGCCGTTGTGTTCTGCCTGATTGAGAGTCTCTAGATCGAGAGTAGGAGGGTAGGCGGGGTCGGTATTTCTCGGGTTCCTTAGAGACTCTGGTTCTTGAGAGCTGCCAACAAATTTAAACGAATAGCCAGCTTGGGTCAGCAGGGTGTAGAGCCCGCTGCGGTAACCAGACTCCCATGCTCCGCCGGACCAGTCCGCATTCGTGTAGCCCACCGTAATGGAATCCCCCAATGGCATGATGCGCAGCGGCTTCTCCGGATCCGAGGGGGTGCTGTAGTTCGACGCCTCGGTTCGAGTTCCGGCTCGCTGTGGTTGAACAGAATCAATCGGTTCGTTTCTGCCGACGGTAGAGCTCCCGTCGGTAATTCCGTCGGTGGTGGGAGACGCGATCTTTCCGAAAATAGGAGCCGTCATCAGCAAAAGGGCGAGAATCGCGGGCGAAAAGGAAAGTCGTGTTACTGTTTTTTTCATATAGAGTTCGGTGGTATAGTCGTCGTGCCAATATGTGGTTTTATGCAGTGGTCTAAGAGGTTATCTGGATCACCGATATCCGGCACTTCGGGAACGGAATAAACCAATCGCGCTGCATAGAGAGCCAGTGTCCTACGGTCGAATCAGTCGTCCCAGTCAATAATCGTGAGACTTTTGCGGAAGGTGAATGAATCTCCATTCTGGTTCCTGACTCGAATATCATAGGTGCCCGGAGATACTTCATCGTGGCTTAACTCAAACGCAGCAAACACTTGATGGGAGTCTTGGTGATACACCGTGGCATTTAATGTGTTAGGCCACTCATCCCGTATTAGAATGATTTCGACTCCAGAATCAAAGTTGGCTCCGTTAATTTCAACGATCGCCATACCGAAATTATCGACTGAACTCGGTATAACGCTTGTTATTTTCAATTTCGTATCGGACCGTTCGAGATTATTACGGGTATCTGTGTTATTGCTGGTAGAGTAGGCGCGCGGCGACTGCTTTGGACGCACCTCATCGTCGAGCTGAACAAACGCCGATTTCCGCGGATCCTGACCAGAAATGTCCGTGGAATTGATCATGGTATGATCGTATGGTCCCGTAGCCCGGGTAGATTGCCCCACAGTTTCTTTAAGATCTGCACGTCGTCTAGTGATTTGTGTAGTAAGGGAGGTTTCTTGGGCGTGGTTGAGCATGCCTGAGGCTGTGGACATGGAATTGTATATGTAGTCGATCTCTCCAGCACTCAATGCCCGGTTATAGACGCGATAGTCGTCTACAAGGCCGGGGAATCGCATTGGATACACGAAGCTCGAACTTCCGTTGTAGGAGGCGGCCAAAGCCAAGGGGCTGTCCGTGTTGATTGCTCCGAAATCTACTAGGCTGTTGTCATAAATACCTTGTCCGCTGGAGGCCCACCCATCATTGCTACCGTTAAGGTATCCATTTACAACTTTTCCTTCCCGATCAATTACCATTGCAATGTGGTGCCATTCGTTTTCTGCAATTTCCGGGCTGAGTTGCACGGCAAGATGGCCGTTGCCGTCCATGACGCGGAGAACGATCTTCTCTTCGGCATTCAGCATCATGGACCATCCGTCCAGAGAGTTCTGTTGGCCACCTTTACTCGCAAGGAAACGACCGCCGGTGGCGCCATCCCAGTTGAACCAGAGCATAATGGTCTGACTGCCGGAATCAGGATCGAGGATGTCGCCATAGGTTACATGCTGATTGCCAGTTAGTTCTAGTCCCTCGCCGTCAATGGAGGAGGCGTAGGTTGAGCCGCTTCCGAACATGGTTCCGTTGTTGCTGCCAGCACTGTCAGTAAGGTTATTGTCTAGTTTCCAATGTCCTATCAGGTTCTGCGAAACTACGCTTAGAATTACAGTCGCTTTGACCGTCTGACTGTTCCCAGATACCGCTACGTTCGCAGTATATTCGCCGATTCCAAGAGATGAGGCATCGGCTGTTATCAATAGGTCGGATGAGCTTGCTTCATCGTAGACAGTTCCACTGGAGGCTGATGGTATCAGCCACGATGCGTCATCAATAAGCGTCCAATTCAGTGAACTAGTGCCGGCGTTTCGAATCGAGAATTGGGTGGAGGTTTGATTGCCTTCTCCGACCGTCAGTCGAATCACGCGTTGGGGTAGTTCAGGAATCGCGTCCGGTAGAGTGCCGGAGTAGGTCGTTAGATACTGGCTCCAACTATTGTTACGAAAGGCTGGGTTCCCATCTTCGGTCAACTCGTTGTAATAGGCTACCCCCGTTGAGGTGCCGTCAAAGGAATTGCTGTAGAAAACAGTATTATTGATCTGCCCGTCATTTGTGGATTGAAATTTTGAATCCACGTAGATCGCCTCAGCTGTGTTTAT harbors:
- a CDS encoding glucosamine-6-phosphate isomerase codes for the protein MSHPISKLAPTWWDYTTLESDILDDAARLTISDLEQLSRPGFSVRFYDSVEEFYAAQALEYIQAWQQSTPDNPAGICGPIGPTEQLPIVAQMVNALELNLNQREAHFWGMDEWVDERGMPVDSDHPLSFARCDNELCFDRIRSDLAMRDSNKHFPGGDLAEYTATYDSVRCVLMQGGQGEIKHWAFNDPVRREGKFEENPPTPEEYLAKAARVVDLHPVTIMQNARTSGGGNVSLVPTRACTVGPRETWKAETVSIWHPGHHDNPFGMRLTALMISKRFRSSAVPMSLLADHPDVRFNFLRSGIGTVAVEMH
- a CDS encoding alpha/beta hydrolase — encoded protein: MTIAKEFKPHEIIPYKEVSTSRLQLHVFFPKANKTSDRRPAIVFFFGGGWKNGSPAQFYPQCEHLAYRGIVAISAEYRVESLHRTSPRESVIDGKSAIRWVRQHAMELGVDPEQIVAGGGSAGAHVAAATAMIEGFEQPGEDTSVSCRPNALVLFNPVFDNGPNGYGYDRVKEYWEEFSPLHNIRESTPPTIVLLGTKDNLVPVETAEAYKDQMEIKGNRCDLYLFEGQPHGFFNYNNPENFAGTVDKMDQFLMSIGFLEAE
- a CDS encoding sulfatase family protein, coding for MSQKPNIILINCDDLGYGDLGCYGSHLNQTPHIDALSRGGMQFTDFYMGSPVCSASRAAMLTGCYPQRVGFGSNPVLFPGDAVGLRSTESTIATQLKSASYATKIIGKWHCGDQPDFLPTRHGFDEYFGIPYSNDMGRQVNNPKNPPLPLVRNETVIQQQPDQRGITERYTDEALQFIRNHQERPFFLYLAHMYVHVPLFVPPQFLNRSQNGAYGAAVECIDWSTGILMDCLKKLGLFENTVILFTSDNGSRALDEGGSNGKCRGTKGTTWEGGQRVPCIIHWPARIQSGRVCSGVARSIDLLPTLSSIANTPTEPAAPIDGVDFSEYLFGQLEEYPNNQFNYYLWHDLEAIRIGHWKLHFSKRKHDKRTPNHELYNLSEDPSETTNVYEQYPDIVRELEERAQEQRERLGDEITGNRGSEVRPIGRVKIPTPLTEYDESHPYMIAMYDLPDMPTMTG
- a CDS encoding sulfatase-like hydrolase/transferase, with the translated sequence MSENKQPHVLLLISDQHRASTLSCAGDALVQTPALDSLAEQGVRLENLYCNNPICVPSRMSFMTSRYSHHCEVWDNSDSLHSHIPTFAHAFGLAGYRTVLCGRMHFVGGDQLHGFQERAFGDVCGGYLGTNRAEYRSRGFFGVRESIENAGPGPANDLAYDQGVTANACRIIRDHEETGDPRPLLLVVSWYSPHDPYRAYRKDFERHTADNDSPKIDPRGEKLHPLLTTLRARQDLDSLEDAQLSVARASYRAKVEFLDEQIGRVLEHWRFSSFSENQAVCYLSDHGEMLGDHGLWAKNCFYDPASKVPGIMVFPDEFSSGKTEARPASLVDITATLVDIAGAPPLPASDGQSLRDGLRGEETWPSEVLVEMIPSDGNVSRMIRRGKWKLNWYPQRDHEWELFDLENDPDELEDLSRQPEASQRIQELAPLLRKDEWSPQACQRIRQKQTEGKRYLSQWALATIPQDPTMFGIAAPL
- a CDS encoding GDSL-type esterase/lipase family protein, whose product is MKKTVTRLSFSPAILALLLMTAPIFGKIASPTTDGITDGSSTVGRNEPIDSVQPQRAGTRTEASNYSTPSDPEKPLRIMPLGDSITVGYTNADWSGGAWESGYRSGLYTLLTQAGYSFKFVGSSQEPESLRNPRNTDPAYPPTLDLETLNQAEHNGYGGKNVSYLRKNILTWLAADDPDLILLKIGTNGQDQNGLDKLVDTITTASPDSHLIIAQIMPKIRYQPGIVDYNRYIRDTLVPKYQTLGRKVTQVDLYAPFLTDTDDLRSIDPTLFSNGINHPTNDGYQKMAEVWFEGIEALGNQPQN